Proteins encoded within one genomic window of Eurosta solidaginis isolate ZX-2024a chromosome 1, ASM4086904v1, whole genome shotgun sequence:
- the LOC137240328 gene encoding pupal cuticle protein Edg-84A-like, which translates to MYAAKSKSCGCCCCALNNIKKCRCGGRLLFRLGAANGTPTTLVNFCIFALFVTASVVYATGENNDDYDSYPSYRFNYNVQDDITGDIKSQMEQRDGDVVKGQYSLQEPDGYRRTVEYTADSLSGFKATVHREQLSEPVKLLSSASSNPQNSHQNQDEVKQSPVATIVSPIQPAFKYEALSHKSFLTSVGAPTYIRTYSTPKLLHETPAAPHEVIHHAPATAVHLTPTSPHYVHVAPAPAPTIIAHHSIQTDTNPTVFKTSFSSPHISYVY; encoded by the exons ATGTACGCTGCCAAATCAAagagttgtggttgttgctgttgtgcgctgaataatataaaaaaatgccgTTGTGGCGGTCGTTTGTTGTTCAGGCTGGGTGCCGCAAATGGTACG CCAACAACACTCGTGAACTTCTGTATATTTGCTCTATTCGTCACAGCTTCAGTTGTGTACGCAACTGGAGAAAATAATGACGACTATGACTCTTACCCAAGCTACAGATTTAACTATAACGTACAAGACGATATAACTGGCGACATCAAATCACAAATGGAACAACGTGATGGGGATGTTGTCAAAGGGCAATATTCGCTGCAGGAACCCGATGGCTACAGACGTACTGTTGAATACACCGCTGACTCTTTAAGCGGCTTCAAAGCTACTGTTCACCGAGAACAGTTATCCGAGCCAGTGAAATTACTGTCATCAGCATCTTCCAATCCTCAGAATTCGCATCAAAACCAAGATGAAGTTAAGCAATCCCCGGTCGCCACTATTGTCAGCCCAATCCAACCAGCATTTAAGTATGAAGCATTATCTCACAAATCCTTTCTTACATCTGTAGGAGCACCGACTTATATCCGCACCTATTCAACGCCTAAGCTTTTGCATGAAACTCCTGCCGCTCCCCATGAAGTCATACATCACGCTCCAGCTACCGCTGTTCATTTGACTCCAACATCACCACACTATGTACATGTTGCACCAGCCCCCGCTCCAACTATCATTGCTCACCATTCAATACAAACGGATACAAATCCAACGGTGTTTAAGACATCTTTTTCATCTCCACACATCTCATATGTTTactaa